The nucleotide sequence GAATGAAATAGCTTTGGTTTAGATAGGAAAAGGCAGGTTGGAAAAAAATAGAGGCAAAGAGGACAAAAATTAGGGATGTTACTGGAATTCTTATCTGAAGTGTAAAATTGGCCACTTGGTCCCACAGAATTCCCTTGCAGAACTAAAATTGAGACACCCTGAGCTTTCTGTGTATCCTTTTACAATTAAAGGCTTCATGTGAATCAgagcaaatatatatttttcaactATTCTGATATAATTCCAACAGCTAACTGATTCTGAACTGAACCGTTTAAAAtgacatggaaaaaaaaaacattaactctAGCAAAGAGGATAAGCGAAAGGAGAGGCATCCAGAAAAGGCAGCTCTAAGCAATACAGAGAACAGTGTCTTTTCTTTACTCCGAGGATCTGTGTCCCAAACAGCCGGGACATTCAACACAGCACCTGAGGCTTGCATCTGAATTAGAATCATTTGGGGTCTGAACAGCAGTTTAACACAAAAGGGTCCATCGTTTGACAGAGCCCAAAACAGTTAACGTTGAACACACCCGGTGTGTCTCACCCGGTGGCAGGTCAAGAACAGTGAAACTTTAAACGCAGCAGGTTTTGGCCATCATTAAACGCTCCCTGTTCACTACACAATGTTATTTACAAACAGTACAAAAGGAGAACAGCAACAACGATAGGAAAACAAATGAACAATTAGGTTCTGTTAGTCGTCAGTCTGAGGGAGACTAAATTACTCAtaaaaatattctttaaaatattattttatgggTTATTTACAGGTTAATTACTATAATGGCTTCTTTCAAATTTCCCAGTGTTCCCAGTATTCCAGTTGAAGTTCCATTTCAGACATGATGATTCCCTTCTTTATGCATCTTCAGATGTCTTCAGCAGTTCTAGAAATGCACCAACAGCTCCAAAGTATCCCTGAAACGCACATACACTCATATAAGTGTGCATATAAACAAACAATATGTGAGAAAAAACAATCATTTAATTGAACTACTGCCATATAAACTGATTCTAAGAGACTGTCACTGTTAAACATTACCGATGGAAAATGGATTCAGTTGATGCATTCAAAAGGGACAGTAAAAAGACTTTTACACTGTTTTAGTCGATtaagtccaagattaacatggcaagccccctcttcacattcgacacggtgccatcgagtgttaaaacgcgaaaggcgaagcttgaattaacgggtatgtccctctttggctaatgtactttcaagatggaggggcaacatggcgaccagcattcgaactctcacccgtatgtattttcaattgcATATTATAaatttacgagaatactttataacttgaaagaagtaaatatacattaatgagcacatatatttttgaaagaactaagtgttttagctaaaaataaaacaaaaaaagttacacagtgtaccgtctggaaaacacatagccccgggactattattaaatataaaaaagacatttactcacataagtgtgttgcaacattcctgtcagatccaatatagaaggtacagcattgtgtttttaatctcaatatgtctgcaaatccagctcgaTTTGAGAATTGTTTAcaaagtatcacacattcctaatattagattccaaaggaagcttatatgcagagactgtgttcttccacaaccaggaacaGCATAagatcttgctatcttcttcagcatgtttattgctgctagCTAGCACGATCTGAACAGCTCCattagtcggtgggcggggctacttaATTAGACGTGTtcattctgtagaggcggtgtttcgccaCTCGATGACGTCAATATGCGGCACAtgattgttttctgggcctggtgactataaaagcttttcttttgattaacaaggaagttttcagctctgaaactttcagagatattcttatattaccatgacctttaatatatcaaaagctcaaggaaaggttgatttcttaattcatcacccctttaaatatagGCTGTTATTTTGacttttctattcatcaaaaaataccacagtttccacaaaattaTGAAGCAGCATAAGACATTTATTAATGgtaaaatcagcatattagagtAGAGCCAgcatagaaaaaaaaagttacttaaAATCTGGAGAAAAATAAgcctattttaaattgtaatatttcactgtatttagcataagatatttattttaaaaacattaaaataatcttACCACcccaaacatttaaactgtgTAGAAAGTGTATTTCACAAATATGAGACAATAAAAGCAATTGAATAAAagttaattaatatataattaccTCATGCTCCAGGAAAAGGGCCCTCAGCTGGCCCTTAGACCAGAAGTCCATAGCATAAGCAAGAAGCTTTGTCGACACAGTGTTTATACGCAGAAAGTTCCCCACAAAAACAACCCGTTCAATTTTCTACAGGACAAAACACAATCACATCACTATGTTATTATGACCATATCATTTTTGCATTCATTTTGGGAAAAAATCTGCAGAATTTCATGGAACactgtaactcattttttaccATGATTAAATCTGATTGCTACATCCTTTCTGCGTGGGTCTGTTTATAACTCACTGACTGAATCCAGCAGGTTGATTCCTGCAGCATTTCTTCTGTACCAGCAGAGGGAGTCCTGATATAAGCAATTCCTTTCAGGGATTTTTTATAAGAGGTGCTTAAATCAATGTTTTTGATTTCTTGCCATCATCACCTTGTCATAGATACTagctaatgtaaaaaaaaaactgtattctCCAGGTATTGTTGGGAGTTACTGCTCTGATGGTTTTTCTGTACACCCTGAAAGCCCTGTACAATGCTGCTTGATCACCAGGCTACAAGGCAACACTGTAGAGAAGCCCAGAGTGGCCAGACAGATGCTCACAGCTGCAGCTGACTGCATgcagatgcacacacacaaacacacatgcactcacgcacaaaaacacaacacacctCGTTGACTGCACACATGCGTGCGATGGAGCCAATGTTGTTGGTTATGGTGACGAGTGTTGCCCGGGCCAAATCCTCTTTAGAAATACTGTCCCTCTTCTCTTTGCTCATCATGTGACCAAAACTAGAACATAAACACAAGCACATATTTATGTACCCAACCTAACTGACACTCACAgaaaacaatgcaaaaatgtCTGTGTATATTTTGGAGTTTATTgctaaagtaaaaataaagaaaatataaatatataataaacccATAAttaatgtgtatgtatgtatgtatgtatatgtaacatgttatttgatgcatttttttatataaaaaatactggGGGAAAAAACAGTCATAATgtgaatattattaaaatgtttaaaaaaattatgttatatttgaatacattgtaaaatgtaatttattcctgtgatggcaaagatgAAGcatcattttcagcatcattactccagtctttagtgtcacatgacatTTCTGAGACCATTCTATatactgatttggtgctcaaggaacatttcttattattatcgatgttgaaaacaatttttgtggaaaccttaatttttttacatcagaATTCTTCAAAAGAACggtcattattttaaatattttgtaatattacaaatgtctgttACTTTTCAGCAATGTAATGCATTCTTGCTAAATAAACgcattcaatttatttattttttaaataattttactgACAGCATATTTTTTTGAAGAGtaatgtatattaaaataacCAAGGAATGGAATCTCATACATTTGTGTCACATGAAACAGGCAGACCTACATGCAAGACCCCATAGCATCACGTTTCACTCATGGATCTTTGTCACCTGACaccagacacacaaacacagagtgTCTTTTGTACCTTGAAGCCACCGCAGACCCCTGTAGGCCGAAGCGCTGGTAATCCCCTCCATAGATGTCCTTCACCAGTTTGTCCACGTTGGTGCTGTCCCCTTTGCTGGCCATTTCGAGAGCCTCTTCAAATGTCTCACAACCTGTCAATAGGCAACACAACCCCAAAAATGTTCCTCCTCCAAGACTACAGGAGAAAAAGAGTGAAAGAGAAAAACAGAGTCAAAACATGGtttgtgtatttattatatgatattatactatagtcaaaagtttggaataattaagattttttgtttttgaaaaaatgtcTCATGTTCACCAATGCTGCTTTTATGTAATTAAGAAcacagtaaaaatattttttatattatatctaGTAATGttgcaaaatataaaaactttCTAATCATATATTTGAACATGttatttattcttgtgatggcaaagttaaatttcagcataattactccagtcttcagtgtcacataatccttcagaaatcattctaatatgctgattttgtaCTCAAGAATAATTTCtcattatcatcaatgttgaaaaccgttgtgctgcttaatttgtggaaactgtgatacactaccattcatAGGTTTAGGGTAAGTgtgatttttgaaaaataaatgaatgcttATATGCAGCAAGGACGTATTCAAttgatttaaaggtcccgttcttcgcgtgttttcgaagctttgattatgtttacagtgtgcaatataacgagttcatgtttcgcgtgtaaaaaaaaaacagtatttttcacacaatttacttatctgtacagcgctgtttcctctgtcctaaaaacggcctgatgatttccttgttctatgaagtccctccttcagaaacacgtaacgagttctgattgggccagcgcttcccgtgttgtgattggacagcagcttagcgcactttgtcTGGAAAGTTCCCGCCTCTTATcgtaacggggagatgcaagcgctgaatgcgcgctcttctccacgtaagagcaacaagaccacgccccctattttgcgtgttcttgtgggcggagggttagtcaacaaacggttctagtgacgtcattcatgaaggaagtgcaggggtgtagtccaaaccggccattcgctgtaggctttgaaagcgaacttctgttaaataaaatattttgtttggcATTTTGgcaactttgagctttataatttaacaggtattatttatgttccaacagcaacattacacactaactaaagtttgaaagatggaatcgcgaagaacgggacctttaaagagaCATTTAAAAACTTCACATAAGATATCTATTTCAaagtgatttctgaaagatcatgtgattGAAGTagtggctgctgaaaattcagctgtcATCACAGGAttagtttacattttaaaatctaaaaaacagttatgtttaataatatttcaaaattacagtttttactgtattgttGATCAAATAAACAAGCCTTGGTTTGCACAAGCAACTTTCAAAATCATTAATTCCAAACATTTGACCTGTAATCTAATAAATATGCTAAATGTTAAGAATTACTAAACAGAATTTTTTGTAAAAGTGTCAGGGAAACACACACAGGGATTTGTAAAATGTTGACGAATGAGTGTAATAATTATTGATCCTCTTTAAAGTGTGACAAGAGCTTTGACTACTGCCAACAGATGATCTCCTTCGTTTCAGTCAATGCTGAAAGGCTGTTCCATTCTGGTACAaccacatttaaaataaacttaacAACCTACTCTGTTGTAAATCACAGATCTTCTAAAGATGACACAGTCTCAtgtttcaaaagaaaaaaataacacagCAGGAGTTGATTTTGCATTGTTGTGCTTCTAACAGGCTTTGATTCGGTGCCCATGAGAGAGGAGGAAACAATTGGGTTCATGTGGTTAGAAAATGGCCACAGGTAAACTAATGGCCAATGGTCATATTTAATGCTGGAGAAAAAAAGCTCCATGGTATGGATGGATCTCAGCGAAAGCTGCTCACAGAAAAGACAGAATAAGCGAAGAGCCTTCTTTGGAGAATATCTGGTAAATTACAACCAGTAAtgtagtgtttttttaatttgtattattgttAACTTGTTATTTGGTACTACAAGCTTTTTCAACCATTATCAACACTTACTGTAAGTAAAACATCCCTGTGTGAATTTCCTTTGGAAATGAATGGACAAAACCACAAAATACTAATTTTATCACAGTTTTTGAGAgtgtataatacatttaaagtggtTCCTGGTAATGCACAGCAGTAACCATGAGTAgatcagaaaaagaaaaaaacatatactgATAAAATGTTTACTTTAGTCTGCcaaacaatgtaaatgtttagctTGTATGGTTGTGTTACACTTGTTTTGTAGTTTTCTGCTACATGGTGTAAATTGCTCAGCTGTGCTGACCTGGTGCCTGTCACACGTTTGTAGTTGTCCTTGGAGTACACAGCCAGAATACTGACGCCTGAGCCAATGTTGACCAGCAACATGGGAAAAGGGTTGTCAAGACAACAGGGTCTCTTGATGCAGTTCTGTGTGTCGGAGGGGTTCTCAAAGTAATAGCATTCAGGATGGCCGTTAAAACCAACTGAGTCGATATACAGCAGCCCCTGGATCAGACAGTCCAGCTCATCCAACTTCAGCAGCTCTAAGTCTGCCATCTACAAAAGGGGAAACAATTATTCATGACGACTCACTGCTCTGCATGTAATAAATTTATCCCTTAAGGTAGGGACATACCAAACCAACGCAACAGAACTAGCGCTGATAAAAGCCAACTGTGTTGTCGCCTCGCGAAACAAACCATAAACAAGGCAGCGCTTACTGTTTTTAATATCAATCACGCTGATCACAATCTTTATTCCTCTCTGCTCATGTATAATTATTTCCACAGTGTTGCTCAGCCTTCTCTCTGTTCAGTTCTGAATAACCTGCTCGCTTTCATCACTTTTGctcttatttttattatttaaaaacggCTCGACCTTGCCCAACAGCCAAACATCGGCTTGGTGTGTCCCTGGCTTTAAATAAAGTTCTTgatgatacatttttattagttgCAAAATATCAGGCAATaacatgttaaattgttctctgatatctacatagagtgtatgtggcttatttaagggcaaaaattgtccagatacagttttacaggtccctTTATAACCCTATAAAtggtccctaggatgtaatgctctgtttttaccttatttggaagagtcatgaatattaatgttgagctctgctctgattggcttattttagCAGCTCAAAGCACACAGCAGTTCACAGAACAGAAcactgacagaacacagaccgactgaatgacactttaagcagaacatctcaaatggagattgataaaatgcagcctacttgcaGGGCTTGACATAAGCAATGGCCCGATGGCCCGGGGCCAGCGTGAAAGACACTCAGGCCAGTTGACGGAACTGTCACTTGCCGGCTCGGGCCAGTGTTGCATTTTCACTGAAGTTGATATTTtgtgcaaatatttaaatattcaagcaCTCATAGACGACAAAGTGTCTCTGAGTTTTGGTTCTCACGTGGCGCAGCAAAACTAGCTTAAGCGCACCCACGACACGCGTCTTGCAGCGCACGGAAATGCCAAACTTGTCGAGTATCATCGTAAACATAGTCAGTTATGTcttttaaagggtaactaaaccctaaaTGGCAGTCACCGTGAGCGTTTGTCATTTTCACAAGTTTCATAGCCCACAGAATTatcaaaacatgaaaatatatcaaaagaaagaacagacctTCTACTTTATTCTAGCGTCATGCATTCTTTAttaatcaacacttgaatgtgtgtacgtttcattaaaaaaagctgagaaaaagcGGTTTTGAAAAAGATAAACGTTACATCCAGATGGGATTCAGAACGATGATGTAGAACACAGATGCAGTAACTGTTAGATCCACTGCAACACTTCAAAGCTTCAGTCCTATAGCTCGTCCTGGGGTGATTTCTCATTCAGTAAGCAGTTTTTTATTTAGTTGCTGTTTATTGCTGATGATCGCAATTTTCATATGCATATCatacatagaccgtaaaaaaatatggacgactcgacatcatccgcttccgcttgccatatttgaagctttcaggcgggggtgcacggcgctgacatcttgggaccaagtctgcgcagtagtgatttcgggaccggagttgcgcagtagagcgcaggaagtagagcaggaagtacagttgtgatatcaaaagcccgcccaaaCTCTCGCAGATGAAGAACAAtaaattatgttggtgtgaaataaacatttatgtaaatgtagaaattaaagctaaagctccaatctgctcccaaaaattccgaaaaaagtccgttagtgcctcagtgacaacttcactcagagaagacgtcgatctcagctgtcaatcatgacgtcacaccccccgtttttaaagagtcagataactaactaaaactaaatttattttaaaaacgaacacttgaaatgaaatcagcatgatgataactgccttcaatgacatcaaatattttttccccaaaattagtttaagttttatttttcagtttgtctcgcgtccattagaaaacacagagggcggctatactgggaccggtcaccggggggcgatcgaggcgcgaaagcttcagtaaattagagggagactgcaggcttgatccatagacagtaaaagaaatggaccgagcgatctcattgacgtcaacggctaaataatgaagtcaacctaggggcactcacttcctgatggctgagcgaactgcgcaggctcagacggAGCtggaggacgtagatgtgaaagtgagcctcctgtctgacagctgtaggtcttctagtagatgtggaaagtgaaagctgaatcacgttgtttaaatattttctcctgttgcttttggctcactatgggcttctccccattcttcccccttgactttatcagacttcatgtctccacgtccccccgactgtctcatagacagtaaaagattgcctgcgagcgtctcctcaggtctatacggtaatttcttaactgtgcgacagagtcgcgttggttatgacgcaatcgttagcctatttttacaaaaacagcttctgcggggcgatagtgtaagatacaaggtaatggagccttttatgcattgtcgtgtttctttagaaataaacaatgaaaaaatggagtctttaaacgtctcagatgtaaagttattcactgtcaaagtgactcaaaaatgaatgggagtcaatgggatgctaacagcaggtgatggcttggttagcaatggcagcccctaggggtggaacgctttccaaacgctagattacccccttggcttGATCTCATATATGAGCTAGCGCTTCTGTTTCTTTTTCACCTATATTTTGATCAGGAGAATTTATACAGGAGGTGCGTCATAGCGCCCCCTACGGTATAACAGTGAAATCCGGAAAATATGCGTCAATGACAGGGAAGCGTTCTCCTTttatacagtctatggttttaaaaggcagggggaaaaaaatcctgAAGAACTTTGACTGAA is from Pseudorasbora parva isolate DD20220531a chromosome 10, ASM2467924v1, whole genome shotgun sequence and encodes:
- the pank1a gene encoding pantothenate kinase 1a isoform X2, coding for MKLKCSKKPAFPWFGMDIGGTLVKLVYFEPKDITAEEEQEEVENLKSIRRYLTSNTAYGKTGVRDVHLEVRNLTICGRTGNLHFIRFPTAAMHRFIQMGRDKHFSSLHTTLCATGGGAYKFENDFRTMADLELLKLDELDCLIQGLLYIDSVGFNGHPECYYFENPSDTQNCIKRPCCLDNPFPMLLVNIGSGVSILAVYSKDNYKRVTGTSLGGGTFLGLCCLLTGCETFEEALEMASKGDSTNVDKLVKDIYGGDYQRFGLQGSAVASSFGHMMSKEKRDSISKEDLARATLVTITNNIGSIARMCAVNEKIERVVFVGNFLRINTVSTKLLAYAMDFWSKGQLRALFLEHEGYFGAVGAFLELLKTSEDA
- the pank1a gene encoding pantothenate kinase 1a isoform X1, giving the protein MDKAKSVIDQKGSGPCYTNGMHKPIRRQLSNGSCSPYSPTDDNYHHLHHDPQANGSPAKRCRLRRRLESAKKNRPPFPWFGMDIGGTLVKLVYFEPKDITAEEEQEEVENLKSIRRYLTSNTAYGKTGVRDVHLEVRNLTICGRTGNLHFIRFPTAAMHRFIQMGRDKHFSSLHTTLCATGGGAYKFENDFRTMADLELLKLDELDCLIQGLLYIDSVGFNGHPECYYFENPSDTQNCIKRPCCLDNPFPMLLVNIGSGVSILAVYSKDNYKRVTGTSLGGGTFLGLCCLLTGCETFEEALEMASKGDSTNVDKLVKDIYGGDYQRFGLQGSAVASSFGHMMSKEKRDSISKEDLARATLVTITNNIGSIARMCAVNEKIERVVFVGNFLRINTVSTKLLAYAMDFWSKGQLRALFLEHEGYFGAVGAFLELLKTSEDA